A DNA window from Amycolatopsis sp. DSM 110486 contains the following coding sequences:
- a CDS encoding NADH:ubiquinone reductase (Na(+)-transporting) subunit F produces MGNKHHVRFEPVGIEIEVDEDQNILRAAAEQGVMLMHGCKEGQCASCKSFILDGDDVDHDRYSTFALPDFEKEEGFTLLCRAHAYEDLTIELLNYDEEMIHSGLPIQEAVAEVVSLDEITHDLRRLVVRLVDAESFKYFPGQYVDFAVPGHEATRSFSMANTPGRDSGLLEFVIRIYPDGLFSHFLDTAVSIGDRLDVAGPFGVFTLRDAPERDLVFLGGGAGMAPILSLLRSMAERGIERKATYYYGARRKRDLCFENELTALEDKIPGFRFVPALSEPDEDEEWDGETGLITDVVRRLETDLGRTDVYVCGPPPMVEAALELLPALGVPEKRIFYDKFTTTGDADET; encoded by the coding sequence ATGGGAAACAAGCACCACGTGCGCTTCGAGCCGGTCGGCATCGAGATCGAGGTCGACGAGGACCAGAACATCCTGCGTGCGGCCGCCGAGCAGGGCGTCATGCTCATGCACGGTTGCAAGGAGGGCCAGTGCGCCTCCTGCAAGTCGTTCATCCTCGATGGCGACGACGTCGACCACGACCGGTATTCCACGTTCGCGTTGCCCGACTTCGAAAAGGAGGAGGGCTTCACGCTGCTGTGCCGGGCGCACGCGTACGAGGACCTGACGATCGAACTGCTCAACTACGACGAGGAGATGATCCACTCCGGACTGCCGATCCAGGAGGCGGTGGCGGAAGTGGTGTCGCTCGATGAGATCACGCACGACCTCCGGCGGCTCGTGGTCCGGCTCGTGGACGCCGAGTCGTTCAAGTATTTCCCCGGCCAGTACGTCGACTTCGCGGTCCCGGGACACGAGGCCACCCGGTCGTTCTCGATGGCGAACACCCCGGGCCGGGATTCCGGCCTGCTGGAGTTCGTGATCAGGATCTACCCGGACGGGTTGTTCTCGCACTTCCTGGACACCGCGGTCTCGATCGGGGACCGGCTCGACGTGGCGGGTCCGTTCGGGGTCTTCACCCTGCGGGACGCACCCGAGCGGGATCTGGTGTTCCTCGGTGGCGGCGCCGGCATGGCGCCGATCCTCTCGTTGCTGCGGTCCATGGCCGAACGCGGCATCGAGCGGAAGGCGACCTATTACTACGGCGCCCGCCGCAAGAGGGACCTGTGCTTCGAGAACGAGCTGACGGCTCTCGAGGACAAGATCCCGGGTTTCCGGTTCGTGCCGGCCCTGTCCGAGCCCGACGAAGACGAGGAGTGGGATGGCGAGACGGGCTTGATCACCGATGTGGTGCGGCGGCTCGAGACCGACCTGGGCCGCACCGACGTCTACGTGTGCGGGCCGCCGCCCATGGTGGAGGCGGCCCTGGAACTGCTGCCGGCGCTCGGTGTGCCGGAGAAGCGGATCTTCTACGACAAGTTCACCACGACCGGCGACGCGGATGAGACGTGA
- a CDS encoding toluene hydroxylase — protein MTSTAERSVPKPVFTDAEAGARDFPDSTERHFNYFTPKKRKQSHYEDVTVEVQPDPRHYLSQGWLYGFADGNGGYPLEWTALKAWGSDRPEPVRSPGSGGQGYPWPALGWHEFRDPNEEWELTLYRYNANVVRQLNQNIDAARQSKAFEQWNPNWVTFVSHHIGAWMHVDQGLGLYLYANANRRAPTNMHNNAISVNSMHRIRAAQDLALYNLTLSEEIDAFDGTAHLTTWNEDPAWQGVRETAEALTEIWDWCEAIFAANIVFEPLIGELFRSRLVQQAAPANGDFVTPTLIGAEEFDYSERDLRYTKAMFDLLVNDKEFADHNRQLMQQWLSAWVPKCILAARTLQPLWSQPDAKPMRFEDSLDRAKSRFGGILSDLGLQAPKELSQ, from the coding sequence ATGACATCAACGGCAGAACGCAGCGTCCCCAAGCCCGTCTTCACCGATGCTGAGGCGGGCGCCCGGGACTTCCCGGACTCGACGGAGCGGCACTTCAACTACTTCACCCCGAAGAAGCGCAAGCAGAGCCACTACGAGGACGTCACCGTCGAGGTACAGCCCGACCCGCGGCACTACCTGAGCCAGGGCTGGCTGTACGGCTTCGCCGACGGCAACGGCGGCTACCCGCTCGAGTGGACCGCGCTCAAGGCGTGGGGCTCGGATCGGCCCGAGCCCGTGCGCAGCCCCGGTTCGGGTGGCCAGGGCTACCCGTGGCCCGCGCTCGGCTGGCACGAGTTCCGCGACCCCAACGAGGAGTGGGAGCTCACGCTCTACCGTTACAACGCGAACGTGGTTCGGCAGCTGAACCAGAACATCGACGCGGCCCGCCAGTCGAAGGCGTTCGAGCAGTGGAACCCCAACTGGGTCACCTTCGTCTCGCACCACATCGGTGCGTGGATGCACGTGGACCAAGGCCTGGGGCTGTACCTGTACGCCAACGCCAACCGGCGGGCGCCGACCAACATGCACAACAACGCCATCTCCGTGAACAGCATGCACCGCATCCGCGCGGCGCAGGACCTGGCGCTGTACAACCTCACGCTGTCCGAAGAGATCGACGCGTTCGACGGCACCGCGCACCTGACGACGTGGAACGAGGACCCGGCGTGGCAGGGCGTACGGGAGACGGCCGAGGCGCTCACCGAGATCTGGGACTGGTGCGAGGCGATCTTCGCCGCGAACATCGTGTTCGAGCCTCTGATCGGTGAGCTCTTCCGCAGTCGGCTGGTGCAGCAGGCGGCACCCGCCAACGGCGACTTCGTGACGCCGACCCTGATCGGTGCCGAGGAGTTCGACTACTCCGAGCGCGACCTGCGCTACACGAAGGCGATGTTCGACCTGTTGGTCAACGACAAGGAATTCGCCGACCACAACCGGCAGCTCATGCAGCAGTGGCTGTCCGCATGGGTGCCGAAGTGCATCTTGGCCGCGCGGACGCTGCAGCCGCTGTGGTCGCAGCCCGACGCGAAGCCCATGCGGTTCGAAGACAGCCTCGACCGCGCCAAGAGCCGCTTCGGCGGCATCCTGTCCGACCTGGGTCTGCAGGCACCGAAGGAGCTGAGCCAGTGA
- a CDS encoding NAD(P)-dependent alcohol dehydrogenase: MKAVRLHAYHQQPVIEQVPEPKVTGPLDVVVKIGGAGVCRTDLHIIEEQWAAKSGVALPYTIGHENAGWVHEVGSAVTNVAVGDTVILHPTPTCGLCHACRAGNDMHCENNAFPGIDSDGGMAEYLLTSARACIKLDPDTRPEDVAALADAGITAYHAVRKAVPLLPPGTVCVVNGAGGLGHIGIQSLRALTATTVVVVDRNVEALKLAAELGADHTVVADGTHVDAVLDLTGGHGAEVVLDFVAEQGAQQEAFAMTRRAGSHFVIGYGSNIDVPTIDIISTERNIVGNLVGTYNDLVELMVLAQAGKVTLHTRQYPLDAALDALADLDAGRVRGRAILVP; the protein is encoded by the coding sequence ATGAAGGCGGTCCGGTTGCACGCGTACCACCAGCAGCCCGTGATCGAGCAGGTGCCGGAGCCGAAGGTCACCGGGCCGCTCGACGTGGTGGTGAAGATCGGCGGGGCCGGCGTGTGCCGCACGGACCTGCACATCATCGAGGAGCAGTGGGCCGCGAAATCCGGCGTCGCGCTGCCTTACACGATCGGGCACGAGAACGCGGGCTGGGTGCACGAGGTCGGCTCCGCCGTGACCAACGTGGCCGTCGGCGACACCGTGATCCTGCACCCGACGCCGACGTGCGGGCTGTGCCACGCCTGCCGCGCCGGCAATGACATGCACTGCGAGAACAACGCCTTCCCCGGCATCGACTCCGACGGCGGGATGGCCGAGTACCTGCTCACCTCGGCGCGGGCGTGCATCAAGCTCGACCCGGACACGCGCCCCGAGGACGTCGCGGCGCTGGCCGACGCCGGCATCACCGCCTACCACGCCGTGCGCAAGGCGGTGCCGCTGCTGCCACCGGGCACGGTGTGCGTCGTCAACGGCGCGGGCGGGCTCGGGCACATCGGCATCCAGTCACTGCGGGCGCTCACCGCGACGACCGTGGTGGTCGTGGACCGCAATGTCGAGGCGCTCAAGCTCGCCGCGGAGCTCGGGGCCGACCACACCGTGGTCGCCGACGGCACCCACGTCGACGCGGTCCTCGACCTCACTGGCGGCCACGGTGCCGAGGTGGTGCTGGACTTCGTCGCCGAGCAGGGCGCGCAGCAGGAAGCGTTCGCCATGACACGCCGCGCCGGTTCGCACTTCGTGATCGGGTACGGCAGCAACATCGACGTGCCGACGATCGACATCATCTCCACGGAACGCAACATCGTGGGCAATCTGGTGGGCACCTACAACGACCTCGTGGAGCTGATGGTGCTCGCGCAGGCGGGCAAGGTCACCTTGCACACCAGGCAGTACCCGCTCGACGCGGCACTCGACGCGCTGGCCGATCTCGACGCCGGCCGCGTCCGGGGCCGCGCCATTCTCGTCCCCTAG
- a CDS encoding iron-sulfur cluster assembly protein yields MTSAGTAGARTDQTAAITAAVWSALGTVRDPELDRPLTDLGFVASSTVDPGGEAVVELCLPTYFCAPNFAFLMVADSYDAVSAVPGVTRAVVKLKDHFAADVINKGVAARAGFVGSFGDEAADELDGLRADFLRKAVLAGTDRVCRSVVSGGVARERLADLTLADAPPTPDRERLRERRRELGLPGGDADPLVLDPGTGEAVTADELHRHLGLARLTRVSQDANSGVCRGMLRARYPEATDNPDTEETP; encoded by the coding sequence GTGACCTCGGCCGGAACCGCCGGCGCGCGCACCGACCAGACCGCCGCGATCACCGCGGCGGTCTGGTCGGCGCTGGGGACCGTGCGCGATCCCGAGCTCGACCGGCCGCTGACCGACCTGGGTTTCGTGGCGAGTTCCACGGTGGACCCGGGTGGGGAGGCGGTCGTCGAGCTGTGCCTGCCGACGTACTTCTGCGCACCGAACTTCGCGTTCCTGATGGTGGCCGACTCCTACGACGCCGTGTCGGCGGTGCCGGGTGTCACCAGGGCCGTGGTGAAGTTGAAGGATCACTTCGCCGCCGACGTGATCAACAAGGGGGTGGCGGCGCGGGCCGGTTTCGTCGGCTCCTTCGGCGACGAGGCGGCGGACGAGCTCGACGGGCTGCGCGCAGACTTCCTGCGCAAGGCCGTGCTCGCCGGCACCGACCGCGTGTGCCGGTCGGTGGTGTCCGGCGGCGTGGCCCGGGAACGCCTGGCGGACCTGACGCTCGCCGACGCACCGCCGACGCCGGACCGCGAGCGGCTGCGGGAACGCCGCCGTGAGCTGGGCCTGCCCGGCGGCGACGCGGACCCGCTCGTGCTCGACCCGGGCACCGGCGAGGCCGTGACGGCGGACGAGCTGCACCGGCACCTCGGCCTCGCACGGCTCACGCGCGTGAGCCAGGACGCCAACTCGGGGGTGTGCCGCGGGATGCTGCGCGCCCGTTACCCGGAGGCCACCGACAACCCCGATACGGAGGAGACGCCATGA
- a CDS encoding amidohydrolase family protein: MYEKDGEKYFVVDSHTHFWDASPANWVSGQEEYAKGWIECFHAYQSLGPAETHWPIEKFQKYDEETMMHDLFDAGHVDIAIFQPTSLRQWYKEGFNTTEANAALAEKYPGRFIVNTNWDPRDGDPGLRALEERVKRYGCKGAKLYTAEWHGDSRGWSLRDPEAAYYLEKCQELGVKNIHVHKGPTIWPLDKDAFDVKDVDYAATNFPELNFIVEHVGLPRIEDFCFMATQEPNVYAGLSVVIGGLMHARPRFFAKVMGELLFWVGEDKMLFGADYAIWEPKWQVEGFVDWQMPDGEEFSDYGKLTVETKKKILGLNAARLYGIDVPEGLGIEAPKTVEAVGVPSP, encoded by the coding sequence GTGTACGAAAAGGACGGCGAGAAGTACTTCGTGGTCGACAGCCACACCCACTTCTGGGATGCCAGCCCCGCCAACTGGGTTTCGGGTCAGGAGGAGTACGCCAAGGGCTGGATCGAGTGCTTTCACGCATACCAGAGCCTTGGTCCGGCGGAAACACACTGGCCGATCGAAAAGTTCCAGAAGTACGACGAAGAAACGATGATGCACGACCTGTTCGACGCGGGTCACGTGGACATCGCCATCTTCCAGCCCACCAGCCTCCGGCAGTGGTACAAGGAGGGTTTCAACACGACGGAGGCCAATGCCGCGCTGGCCGAGAAGTACCCAGGCCGGTTCATCGTGAACACGAACTGGGACCCGCGGGACGGCGATCCGGGGCTGAGGGCGCTCGAAGAGCGCGTGAAGCGCTACGGCTGTAAGGGCGCGAAGCTCTACACCGCCGAGTGGCACGGTGACTCGCGCGGCTGGAGCCTGCGGGACCCGGAGGCCGCGTACTACCTGGAGAAGTGCCAGGAACTGGGCGTGAAGAACATCCACGTCCACAAGGGACCGACGATCTGGCCGCTCGACAAGGACGCATTCGACGTCAAGGACGTGGACTACGCGGCCACGAACTTCCCGGAGCTCAACTTCATCGTCGAGCACGTGGGGCTGCCGCGGATCGAGGACTTCTGCTTCATGGCCACGCAGGAGCCCAACGTCTACGCCGGCCTGTCGGTGGTCATCGGCGGGCTCATGCATGCGCGGCCGCGGTTCTTCGCGAAGGTGATGGGAGAGCTGCTGTTCTGGGTCGGTGAGGACAAGATGCTCTTCGGCGCCGACTACGCCATCTGGGAACCCAAGTGGCAGGTCGAGGGTTTCGTCGACTGGCAGATGCCCGACGGCGAGGAGTTCTCCGACTACGGGAAGCTCACGGTCGAGACCAAGAAGAAGATCCTCGGGCTCAACGCGGCCCGCCTCTACGGCATCGACGTGCCCGAGGGGCTCGGGATCGAAGCGCCCAAGACCGTCGAAGCCGTCGGGGTCCCGTCACCGTGA
- the mimD gene encoding propane 2-monooxygenase effector subunit MimD, protein MTLFKTAESPYKSNNTASNRCGFTLMNNQVGVIVAEVMGGKKNVTITPLPSMIRVDADGRMDVVYSEIDEAAGEEEGWFNSAEFEENMSTHYGRMVHLDDRTIMFANPEDAAEYLDFDLVARS, encoded by the coding sequence GTGACTCTCTTCAAAACGGCGGAAAGCCCGTACAAGTCCAACAACACCGCCTCGAACCGGTGCGGGTTCACCCTGATGAACAACCAGGTCGGCGTCATCGTGGCCGAGGTCATGGGTGGCAAGAAAAACGTGACCATCACGCCGCTGCCCTCGATGATCCGCGTGGATGCCGACGGCCGCATGGACGTCGTCTACTCCGAGATCGACGAGGCGGCGGGCGAGGAGGAGGGCTGGTTCAACTCGGCGGAATTCGAGGAGAACATGTCCACCCACTACGGGCGCATGGTCCACCTCGACGACCGCACCATCATGTTCGCCAACCCCGAGGACGCGGCCGAGTACCTCGACTTCGACCTCGTGGCACGCTCGTAA
- a CDS encoding ABC transporter permease, whose protein sequence is MIGVELRKLALRPRVWVSVLLLCLLPAIVAVFLATADFAPPPGQGGAFLSAVVSDGSLYPAAALALVLPLFLPIAVAVVAGDSVAGEASGGTLRYLLARPAGRTRLLTAKLVALAVYVTAAIAIVVLTSLVIGILLFGTGGEVGAGGQAAQVVTLSGTSLSSSSLALRLLGAVAYIVLSMLGFAAITMFLSTLADSALGAALGGLAVLITSSVLETLDAAAPVKPYLPTHYWLSWLDFFRDPVLWHNIDHGLLLQAGYIVVFFGAAWANFATKDVTS, encoded by the coding sequence GTGATCGGCGTCGAACTGCGCAAGCTCGCCTTGCGGCCGCGCGTGTGGGTGAGCGTGCTGCTGTTGTGCCTGCTGCCGGCGATCGTGGCGGTGTTCCTGGCGACCGCGGACTTCGCGCCGCCGCCGGGGCAGGGCGGGGCGTTCCTGTCGGCGGTGGTGAGCGACGGGTCGCTGTACCCGGCGGCCGCGCTCGCGTTGGTGCTGCCGCTGTTCCTGCCGATCGCGGTGGCGGTGGTGGCGGGGGACTCCGTGGCGGGGGAGGCCTCGGGCGGCACGTTGCGGTACCTGCTGGCGCGCCCGGCCGGGCGCACGCGCCTGCTGACGGCCAAGCTCGTGGCGCTCGCGGTGTACGTGACGGCGGCGATCGCGATCGTGGTCCTCACGTCGCTGGTGATCGGGATCCTGTTGTTCGGCACGGGCGGCGAGGTCGGGGCAGGCGGCCAGGCGGCCCAGGTCGTGACGTTGTCGGGCACGTCGCTGAGCTCGTCGTCGCTCGCGTTGCGGTTGCTGGGGGCCGTGGCCTACATCGTGTTGTCGATGCTCGGGTTCGCGGCGATCACGATGTTCCTGTCGACGCTCGCGGACTCGGCGCTCGGCGCCGCGCTCGGCGGGCTGGCCGTGCTCATCACGAGCTCGGTGCTGGAAACGCTCGACGCGGCCGCGCCGGTGAAGCCGTACCTGCCCACGCACTACTGGCTCTCGTGGCTCGACTTCTTCCGCGATCCCGTGCTGTGGCACAACATCGACCACGGGCTGCTGCTGCAGGCCGGCTACATCGTGGTGTTCTTCGGCGCCGCGTGGGCGAACTTCGCCACCAAGGACGTCACCAGCTGA
- a CDS encoding triacylglycerol lipase, whose product MRWPGVRGLSPRRRLLVAGVALAVVAAGVVTAVSVGGSSGVPRAGSPAQDTPGPVLLVPGYGGGRDSLEQLADRIHRATGRDTEVLTLAGDGTGDLLQQVDVLAEAVERAYAGGAPSVDVIGYSAGGVVARLWVAREGGEHQARRVITLGAPMHGTTLATAGGVLAPSACPTACRQLTPGSALLRQLPPIPPGLPWLSVWTRLDRTVTPPESARLDGAVNVALQQVCPADTAAHGDLPTDPAVTGLVLNAIGTAPLSTPASCADLSE is encoded by the coding sequence ATGCGGTGGCCGGGTGTGCGAGGGCTGAGCCCGCGGCGACGGCTGCTGGTCGCCGGGGTGGCGCTCGCGGTCGTGGCCGCCGGCGTGGTCACGGCGGTGTCCGTCGGCGGGAGTTCCGGCGTACCCCGTGCCGGAAGCCCCGCGCAGGACACACCGGGGCCGGTGCTGCTGGTGCCCGGCTACGGCGGTGGCCGGGACTCGCTCGAACAGCTGGCCGACCGCATCCACCGGGCCACGGGCCGGGACACCGAGGTGCTCACCCTCGCCGGCGACGGGACCGGCGACCTGCTGCAGCAGGTGGACGTGCTGGCGGAAGCCGTCGAACGCGCGTATGCCGGCGGAGCCCCGTCGGTGGACGTGATCGGCTACTCGGCGGGCGGGGTCGTCGCGCGGCTGTGGGTCGCGCGCGAGGGCGGCGAGCACCAGGCGCGGCGCGTGATCACGCTCGGCGCGCCGATGCACGGCACCACACTCGCAACCGCCGGCGGAGTGCTGGCGCCCAGCGCGTGTCCCACGGCCTGCCGCCAGCTCACGCCCGGCAGCGCGCTGCTGCGGCAGCTGCCGCCGATCCCGCCGGGCCTGCCGTGGCTTTCGGTGTGGACGCGGCTGGACCGGACCGTGACCCCGCCGGAGTCGGCGCGCCTCGACGGCGCGGTGAACGTGGCGCTGCAGCAGGTGTGTCCCGCAGACACCGCCGCGCACGGCGACCTGCCGACGGACCCGGCCGTGACCGGTCTCGTGCTGAACGCGATCGGCACCGCGCCGCTGAGCACGCCGGCCTCGTGCGCGGACCTCAGCGAGTGA
- a CDS encoding sigma-54-dependent Fis family transcriptional regulator: MKSPPARQVAPNPAAILPDEDGLARTRIRFLTSETIEPDQVREAILASWWRSRHFRVPADRIDLPYLGEVNLDTPLIHSAKLVMQRLGDQLDGQPISMILADPTGTVLSQRSGDTDLHRHLERVELVPGFSYGEKFVGTNGIGTALEDDQPTHVFGHEHYAEHLENLACAGVPIHHPISGKMIGAVDLTCWRKDAGGLLIALARSTAEQIQQALLTHSNLRELILFQSYLQACRRTTGIVMAFNDDIVMMNDSARQLLNSADQSILLGHAAQALSEYRRNTATVTLSGGGKVKMHCRRVPGQHEDDVVGGVLSVKLIVSEAESSGVPVPMLPMFLPGLVGSTPSWLRCTHDVDAGYSRGEWLVLAGEPGTGKLSLAKGVHQRRNPTGRLHTLDARDAVEDDWLCDLRRDLIDDPVDTLVVQHLESLSGENLKAFSAVLEEVRTAYGANAPWLAVTLAPEAETTPDLAESLAFFPRTVTVPPLRRHIDDLTELVPFFLAKLSRGSRLSCSPTALHLLMRADWPSNTAQLYQVLKKVAQHRRLGAIQPSDLPAEYQAIAKRPLKGLESIERDAIVRSLEEAHGNKPRAAQLLGISRATIYRKIHEYGIVTPDH; this comes from the coding sequence GTGAAGAGTCCACCCGCCCGCCAGGTCGCACCGAACCCGGCCGCGATCCTGCCCGACGAAGACGGTCTGGCCAGGACCCGGATTCGCTTTCTGACGTCGGAAACCATTGAGCCGGACCAAGTCCGCGAGGCGATCCTCGCTTCGTGGTGGCGGTCGCGGCACTTCCGCGTGCCAGCCGATCGCATCGACCTGCCCTACCTCGGCGAGGTCAACCTCGACACTCCCTTGATCCACAGCGCGAAACTCGTCATGCAACGGCTCGGCGACCAGCTGGACGGGCAGCCGATCAGCATGATCCTCGCCGACCCGACCGGGACGGTGCTGAGCCAGCGCTCCGGCGACACCGACCTGCACCGCCACCTCGAACGGGTGGAGCTGGTCCCCGGCTTCAGCTACGGCGAGAAGTTCGTGGGCACCAACGGCATCGGCACCGCGCTGGAGGACGACCAGCCGACGCACGTGTTCGGCCACGAGCACTACGCCGAGCACCTCGAGAACCTCGCGTGCGCGGGCGTGCCGATCCACCACCCGATCTCCGGGAAGATGATCGGCGCCGTCGACCTCACGTGCTGGCGCAAGGACGCGGGCGGGCTGCTGATCGCGCTCGCGCGCAGCACGGCCGAGCAGATCCAGCAAGCGCTGCTGACGCACAGCAACCTGCGCGAGCTGATCCTCTTCCAGTCCTACTTGCAGGCGTGCCGCCGCACGACCGGCATCGTGATGGCGTTCAACGACGACATCGTGATGATGAACGACAGCGCGCGCCAGCTGCTCAACTCCGCCGACCAGTCGATCCTGCTCGGGCACGCCGCGCAGGCGCTGTCGGAGTACCGGCGCAACACCGCGACCGTGACGCTCTCGGGCGGGGGCAAGGTCAAGATGCACTGCCGGCGCGTGCCGGGCCAGCACGAGGACGACGTCGTGGGCGGCGTGCTCTCGGTGAAGCTGATCGTCTCGGAGGCCGAGTCGAGCGGCGTGCCCGTGCCGATGCTGCCGATGTTCCTGCCGGGCCTGGTCGGTTCGACGCCGTCCTGGCTGCGCTGCACGCACGACGTAGACGCCGGCTACAGCCGCGGCGAGTGGCTCGTGCTCGCGGGCGAGCCGGGCACCGGGAAGCTGAGCCTGGCGAAGGGCGTGCACCAGCGGCGCAACCCGACCGGCCGGCTGCACACGCTCGACGCGCGCGACGCGGTGGAGGACGACTGGCTCTGCGACCTTCGGCGCGACCTGATCGACGATCCGGTCGACACGCTCGTGGTGCAGCACCTGGAGTCGCTGAGCGGCGAGAACCTGAAGGCGTTCTCGGCAGTGCTCGAAGAAGTGCGTACCGCGTACGGCGCCAACGCGCCGTGGCTCGCGGTCACCCTCGCCCCGGAGGCCGAGACGACGCCGGACCTGGCCGAGTCGCTGGCGTTCTTCCCGCGCACGGTGACCGTGCCGCCGCTTCGCCGCCACATCGACGACCTGACCGAGCTCGTGCCGTTCTTCCTCGCGAAGCTCTCGCGCGGCAGCCGGCTCTCGTGCTCGCCGACGGCGCTGCACCTGCTGATGCGCGCCGACTGGCCGAGCAACACCGCGCAGCTCTACCAAGTGCTCAAGAAGGTCGCGCAGCACCGGCGGCTCGGCGCGATCCAGCCGAGCGACCTGCCGGCCGAGTACCAGGCCATCGCGAAACGGCCGCTGAAAGGTCTCGAGTCGATCGAGCGCGACGCGATCGTGCGCAGCCTCGAGGAGGCCCACGGCAACAAACCGCGCGCGGCACAGCTGCTCGGCATCTCGCGCGCGACGATCTACCGCAAGATCCACGAGTACGGCATCGTCACGCCCGACCACTGA
- a CDS encoding methane monooxygenase, which produces MSRQSVAKAHQKIQELSWEPVYHQPVSHYGTDYTFQKAKKKDPLKQVLRSYFPMQEEKDHRVYGAEDGAIRGNMFRQVQERWLEWQKLFLSIIPLPEISAARAMPLLFRTVPNPELHNGQAIQMIDEVRHSTIQQNLKRLYMNNYIDPAGFNSSLRNFQNDYCGTIGRQFAEGFITGDAITAASIYLTIVAETAFTNTLFVAMPAEAAANGDYLLPTVFHSVQSDESRHISNGYATLLMALSDESNHQLLERDLRYAWWNNHRVVDAAIGTFIEYGTKDRRKDRESYAEMWRRWIYDDYYRSYLVPLEKYGLVIPHDLIEEAWKQIWDKGYVHEVAQFFATGWLANYWRIDPMTDEDFEWFEYKYPGWYDKYGKWWENYSRLSVPNGHNPIALEDVDYVYPHRCWTCMVPCLVREDMVMAEVDGQWRTYCHEACRWTDVEAFRPTYQGRETPNMGQLIGSREWETLYHGWNWADVVSDMGFVRDDGKTLVAQPHLDLDPKKMWTLDHLRRCPPLQSPNVLLNEMNAEQRAAFQDDYNRQGPAGRPARATS; this is translated from the coding sequence ATGAGCCGCCAGAGCGTGGCGAAAGCCCACCAGAAGATCCAGGAGCTGTCGTGGGAACCGGTGTACCACCAGCCGGTGTCGCACTACGGGACCGATTACACGTTCCAGAAGGCCAAGAAGAAGGACCCGCTCAAGCAGGTGCTTCGTTCCTACTTCCCGATGCAGGAAGAAAAGGACCACCGCGTTTACGGGGCCGAGGACGGCGCCATCCGAGGCAACATGTTCCGGCAGGTCCAGGAACGGTGGCTGGAGTGGCAGAAGCTGTTCCTGTCCATCATCCCGTTGCCGGAGATCTCCGCGGCGCGGGCCATGCCGCTGCTGTTCCGCACGGTGCCGAACCCGGAACTGCACAACGGCCAGGCGATCCAGATGATCGACGAGGTTCGTCACTCGACGATCCAGCAGAACCTGAAGCGCCTGTACATGAACAACTACATCGACCCGGCGGGTTTCAACTCGAGCCTGCGCAACTTCCAGAACGACTACTGCGGCACGATCGGCCGGCAGTTCGCCGAGGGCTTCATCACCGGTGACGCCATCACCGCGGCGAGCATCTACCTCACGATCGTGGCCGAGACGGCGTTCACCAACACGCTGTTCGTCGCGATGCCTGCCGAGGCGGCGGCCAATGGCGATTACCTGCTGCCGACGGTCTTCCACTCGGTGCAGTCCGACGAATCGCGCCACATCAGCAACGGCTACGCCACGCTGTTGATGGCACTTTCCGACGAAAGCAACCACCAGCTGCTCGAACGCGACCTGCGTTACGCGTGGTGGAACAACCACCGGGTGGTCGACGCGGCCATCGGCACCTTCATCGAGTACGGCACGAAGGACCGCCGTAAGGACCGCGAGAGCTACGCGGAGATGTGGCGCCGGTGGATCTACGACGACTACTACCGCAGCTATCTCGTCCCGCTCGAGAAGTACGGTCTGGTCATTCCGCACGACTTGATCGAAGAAGCGTGGAAGCAGATCTGGGACAAGGGCTACGTGCACGAAGTCGCGCAGTTCTTCGCCACCGGGTGGCTCGCCAACTACTGGCGCATCGACCCGATGACGGACGAGGACTTCGAGTGGTTCGAGTACAAGTACCCGGGCTGGTACGACAAGTACGGCAAGTGGTGGGAGAACTACAGCCGCCTGTCGGTGCCGAACGGGCACAACCCGATCGCGCTGGAAGACGTCGACTACGTCTACCCGCACCGGTGCTGGACCTGCATGGTCCCGTGCCTCGTGCGTGAGGACATGGTCATGGCGGAGGTCGACGGGCAGTGGCGGACGTACTGCCACGAAGCCTGCCGGTGGACCGACGTCGAGGCGTTCCGGCCCACGTACCAGGGTCGCGAGACCCCGAACATGGGCCAGCTCATCGGGTCCCGCGAGTGGGAGACGCTCTACCACGGCTGGAACTGGGCCGATGTGGTGTCCGACATGGGCTTCGTCCGGGACGACGGCAAGACCCTGGTCGCGCAGCCGCACCTCGACCTGGACCCGAAGAAGATGTGGACACTGGACCACCTGCGCCGGTGCCCGCCGCTGCAGAGCCCGAACGTACTGCTCAACGAGATGAACGCCGAGCAGCGGGCCGCGTTCCAGGACGACTACAACCGCCAGGGTCCGGCGGGACGGCCCGCGAGGGCAACGTCCTGA